Genomic window (Marinobacter fonticola):
CTGGCAATCGTTGCTCTGCTAGCAGGTAAGTATGCCGGTTGGGGATGGATGGACCCTATGATGGGTATCGTCGGCGCGATACTGGTAACCCGCTGGTCTTGGCAGTTGCTCAGAGATACATCGCGGACATTGCTCGACACGCAGGCACGAGACTTAGAGGATGCTATTCACTACGCCGTCGAGAGCGGTGATACCCAGATCAGCGATCTCCATGTCTGGTCCATTGGCCCGGGTATCCATGCGGCTATTGTCGCTGTCGTCGCGCATGCCCCTGAGGCGCCAGGTCTTTACCGGGAGAGAATACAGGCCGAGTGCCCATCGGTAGTCCATATCACCGTTGAGACAAATCTATGCACACATACTGACGACTATCGTAATGCCGCATAGCACATGCGCTGTCGTTCTCAGGATCGGGTCCGAGTTTATAAGCCTGTAAGCCTGATGCCAGCACATGCCTATCAGTAAGTGGGGGATGGACAAGGAGAGTAGAGTGTCACAGCAAACAACAACAGTAGTGGGCGCGCTCCGGATGCCGCCTTCCACGAGTCCCGTAAGCGGCAGGGTGGATGCCATAGATCTGGCCCGTGGCCTCGCGGTGGCACTGATGATCCTAAGCCACGGCGTTAAGGGGTTGCTTGAATACGAGCAGTTTCCGGAGTGGGGGATCGTCCCGATCCACTTGTTGACGAAATTCTCGTCGACTCTGTTTATTCTGGTGTTCGGCATCGCACTGGGCGTTGCTTTTCTGCCCCATGTCCGTACGCCGGAATGGCCGCGCAAGCGGATGAAACTGCTGGTATCCGGCCTGCGGGTATTTGTCTGGTACAAAGTGCTGACTTTTGTCGAGATGTTCCATCTGGGCGAGCCCGAGACGATTATCGATGCCTTGCTGTACCAGACCTTTCCCTCGTTTGTCGAAATTCTCGGGTTCTACGCGATTGCCTTGATGTGGGTGCCCTTTTTCCTGTCGCTATGGGTGAGAATGCCTTTGTGGGCTCGGCTGATCAGCCCGTTGGTATTGATCCTCATTGCCCAGTGGCTGGCTGTCAACTTCGGTTTCTGGGGTATCGTGCCCTTGCAGGCCATTCTGGTGGAGCATGAAGATCTCTACACCTGGGGGCAACTCTCACGCGGACCGCTGATTTTGATGGGGCTTCTGCTGGGCGAAGCGATCCGCTATGGTCTGCCCCGGTTCCGTTTCAGGCTGAGGCTGGTGGGCGCCCTCGCAGGGGCGTCGCTGGTTCTCTTCGGTCTGTTCTTCTGGCTGGCGTGGCCCGATACATACCAAACCTTGGTGGCCGTGGCCAAGAATGCTGGCAAGCACCCGCCCGATCTGACTTTCATGGCCTTCAGTCTGGCGGGCGCTCTGTTATTGCTGGCGCTGTCGATAGCGGGTGGCCGTCGATTGGCCCTGGCGCTCTACCCGATAACCGTCATCGGTAGCGATGCCCTGAAAGCCTTTGTGTTTCACATTTCCGTCATCTTCATAGGCTTCCGTTACCTGCTAGGCTACTGGCACAGTGTTGACTATTCCTATGCGCTTACACTGACTATTTGCCTGATTTTGGGAACCGCTCTATGGATCAAAGTCACCGCCTGGGCCGAAGCCCGGCTCTGACATGCCTGTCGATCTGGCTTTTCGTTGCGATTGCTTACAGTGCTGCCGCGGCATCGGATCCGCTGTGGCCGTGGTCGATAGGCGATCAGATCAAGCAGGTGGATGAGCGCTACGACGGAGAGTTGGGTGTCTACATCCGTGATCTGGATTCCGGCGCGAGTTATAGCTATCGGGCCGAGGAAACCTGGTATCTGGCCTCCACTGTGAAAATACCGGTCGCGGTGACGGTTCTCCAGGCGATTGACGACGGCCGGCTGGCGCTGGGCAGCAAAGTCACGCTACAGCCTCAGGATTTCGTCGACGGCGCCGGGCAGACCAACTGGCACTCTCCGGGAGACCAGGTAGAGATCGCCTATCTACTGGAGCAGATGGTGGTATACAGCGACAATACGGCGACGGATGTGTTGATAAGGACCGTTGGGGTCGACGCCGTGAACGAGCTGGTAAAAAAGCATGTACTGGAGGGGGTTGGTGAAATTACAACGCTCGCGGACGTGCGCCGCCATGCTTACAGCGCCTTCCACGAGAACGCCTTCAATCTGAAATCCGGCGATTTGTTCACCATAAAGAAAAGCGGCAACGGCGATGCCAGGGTGAACGCGTTGGCGAAAGTCCTGGGCGTTTCACGGAACGAGTTCGCGGTGCAAACGCTCGACGAGGCTTTTGCCATCTACTACCACACTGGCCTCAATTCAGGGCGCCTAAGCGCCTACAGCCGCTTTCTCGAAAAACTTGTGAACGGTGACCTTCTCGAGAAAGAGAGCCAAGCGTATCTGCTGAATACCATGGAACGTATCAAGACCGGTGACAACCGGATCGTTGCCGGTCTGCCACCGGATGTCAGTTTCGCCCACAAGACCGGGACCCAGTATCGCAGGGCTTGCAATATCGGCATCGCAACGCATGGAGACGGAGCCTCATCGCAACGGGTCATCATCGCCGTCTGCGCACGCGGGACCCGGAATCTAACGGACACGGAACGGGCCATGCGCCAAGTGGGAGAGGCTATTACCCGGTCTGGGATCTTTAGCGAAAGCGGGTAGGCTGGGGGGACCTTCAGCACTCGATAATGTTGACCGCAAGCCCGCCCCGGGAGGTTTCTTTGTACTTATCCAGCATGTCTCTCCCGGTTTCACGCATCGTGCGCAGAACCTTATCCAAGGACACGTAATGTTTGCCGTCCCCGCGCATGGCGATCACCGCCGCGTTGACTGCTTTTACCGAAGCAATAGCATTGCGCTCGATACAGGGAATCTGCACCAGCCCACCGATGGGGTCGCAGGTCATGCCGAGATGGTGTTCCAGGCCAACCTCCGCCGCATTCTCTATTTGGTCCGGAGAGCCGCCGGTGGCAGCCGCCAGACCGGCCGCGGCCATGGCGCAGGCGGAGCCGACTTCCCCCTGGCAACCAACTTCCGCACCGGAGATTGAAGCGTTCTCCTTACACAGGATGCCGATGGCGCCTGCCGTCAGCATAAAGCAGATAATCCCCTCTTCGTTCGCTTGGGGGCAGAAACCTACGTAGTAGTGCAGGACCGCCGGAATAATACCCGCCGCGCCGTTGGTGGGGGCCGTCACAACACGTCCGCCCGCGGCGTTTTCTTCGTTGACTGCCAGCGCATAGAGATTAATCCAGTCCATGGCGCTTAAGGCAGGCGAGATAAGATCCACTCGTTGCTTGTCGTTCAGCGACTGATAGAGCGAGGCGGCTCTGCGCCTGACCTTGAGGCCGCCGGGCAACTCGCCATCGTTGTGAATGCCATTTTGCACGCAGGCTTGCATGACCTCCCATATGTGCAGGATTTCCGAGCGAATCTCGGATTCCGAACGTCTGACCCGCTCGTTGGCCATCATTACCTCGGCGATCGAGCGTTGGTGGTTCCGGCAGTGCTCCAGCAATGTCTTCACACTGTCGAAGGGGTAGGGCAGCGGTGTGTCGTCTTCGACAATGCGCTCGGCGCCTGTGGCGTTCTCGTCTACAACGAAACCGCCCCCGACAGAGTAGTAAGATTTTTCGCTACAAATCTGCCCTTGCGGGTCGAAGGCGGTGCAAGTCATGCCGTTAGGATGGTAGGGCAGACTATCGTGACGGTTGTATATCAGGTCGTCCCGGACATCGAAGGGAATCGTATGCTCGCCGAGCAGGTGTACGTTTGGCGACTCCTGAAGACGCTCCATACGCGAGGCCACACACTCGGGATCGACCTGGTCCGCCCGCTCGCCTTCCAGGCCTACGATGACCGCGGGCCCCGTGCCGTGGCCTTTGCCGGTGGCGCCGAGCGACCCGAAAAGCTCGACACGAACGCGCGCTACCCGGGCGAGCAGATCTTCCCGCTTCAAGCTCTCGGCAAACCGGCGCGCGGCTTCCATCGGCCCGACCGTGTGAGAACTGGACGGCCCGATGCCGACCTTGAACATATCGAACAGACTGATTGCCACGCGAGACTCTCCCTAACACCTGGGATTAGCGTACACCTGTATTTGGGGTTGGGCTAATGGTGCAGTCGTTGGCTGTGTTCGCCGTTGGCAAAAGCGGCTTTCACGGCGGCGAGGGGGGGAGGCTACTCATACAGGGTGCTGGTGAGCGGATCGAACCGCTCCGATGGTACCCTCCCCAGACCGCTCAGTCAGGATCCCGCAAGCCACTCCCACAGACGATGGTAAAGCGGAATGCCCACCAACACATTAAATGGGAACGTCAGCCCCAGCGAAGCAAGCATCGCCAACCCGATATTGGCCGAAGGAATGGCGGCCCTGACGGCGACAGGGGCTGCGATGTAGGAAGCGCTGGCTGTCAAAGTGGCGAGAATGACGGCGGAGCCCGCAGGCAAGCCAAGCCAGAGAGCCATCATCAGCCCGAAACTGGAGAGGATCGCCGGCGCCGCCAACGCAAATATAACGAGCCGGCCCTGCATGAGCCCCACATTGCGCAGCGTTTCGGCGGCTACCAGGCCCATTTCCAAAAGAAACAGCGCCAGAACACCTTGGAAAGCGCTGGTGTACAGCCCCGTGACGGACTTGCCAGCGTCGGGCCCGTAAAGCCAGCCGATCAGGACGCCCCCGACCAGCAGAATAACCCCGCGATTGGTTAGAGTTTCATGCCACAAACCGGTCGGTTGGCCGGCTTCGGCATCTCGGCTGAAGTGACGGTAGAGCATGAGGCCCAGTAGGATGGCCGGCAACTCGAGTAAGACAAGGTAAAGGGTGACTTGGCCGCCGGTGACAAGCTCGTGAGCTTCAGTATATGCCAGAGCGACGGCGAATGTCCCGGCGCTGACGGAGCCATAATGGGCCGCCAGGCTGGCGCTGTCGGCCAACGACAGCCGCACGAGAAAACGCACGGTAGGGAAGACCAGCAGCGGAATGAGAACGCCCAGCAAGGTGACGCCCAGCAGTTCGATAAGGAGTTGGCCGCTCAGCGCACCGTGTAGCGCCATACCCCCTTTGAGTCCGATGGTCAGCATCAACAGCAGGCTCAGAATATCGTAGGCTGCCTTGGGAATGGTCAGGTCAGACCGAACGACGCCGGCGACCAGACCCAGCAAAAAAAACATGACGACAATATCCGGCATAACTGACTTCCTCGCGTAATTAATAACCGCGCCACTGTAGCCCGTCGCCATAATTGATAAAAATAAATAAAATATTTAGAGAAATAGATAATTGGCTATACTGCTTTTATGAAAACACGACAGCTCACCTTTCGCCTGCTCCAGGTTTATGCCGACGTCATCCAATCCGGATCGATCACGGCAACGGCGGCGCGCCTTCACCTCACGCAACCGACGGTGTCGCAGCAGCTCAAACGCCTGCGGGAAATCGTGGGTGAGCCACTGATCAGTACCGAGGGCGGTGTCCTCGTCCCCACGGATGTGGGGAAAGCTTTGTATCAACTCAGTCAGGATCTCCTGAGCCGCGTGGATGTCTTCAGCCAGTATTTGGACGAGTATCGCAGCGGCGAGCGGGGTCACTTCAGCATCGGCCTGGTCAGTACCGCGCAATACGTGTTGCCGCGCCTACTGGGCCCCTTCAGCAAGGCGCATCCGCAGATAGACGTCACTGTGGAGGTGGGTAACCGGCAGCAGCTGCTGGATCGTTTCGAACGGCATGAGGATGATCTCTACGTCTTCAGCCACCCGCCTGCAGGAGAGGAGACGCTCGCCGTGCCGTTCCTGAGCAACCCGCTCGTCGTCATCGCGCCGCAAGATTCGCCTTGGGCTACCGGCCAGGCGTTGTCGCTACACGAGCTCAAGCGCGAACGCTTCCTGCTGCGCGAGCACGGTTCCGCCACGCGCCACCTGTTCGATGTATGGTTGCAGCGTCGGGGCATCACCCTGGAATCGACGCAGCAGATCGCCAGCAACGAGGCCATCCGAGTCGCCGTCGCCTCGGGAATGGGGCTGGCCGTGCTTTCCCGGCACGTCTTGCTGGACTCCACATCTGGCGTCGTGGAACTACCCGTCGACGGCTTCCCGCTAGAGAGCCAATGGCAGTTCGTCGTTCGCCGGCAACGGCGCCTGCCACCGGCCGCCCACCGTTTTCTCGTCTTCGCCCAAACCCAGCTCGGTGCCGAGTTTGGCGAGCAGCAGGGTGAAGCCGCGCTTGCAAGTTTACTGGCGGCGCTTGAAAGCCAGACGGCTTAAACGAGCAGGTCGGACTTAGATAGAAAAACCGCGTAAGGTGCTGGCGAGCGAAGTGAATCGCACCAATAGCTGCTTTGACACGATGCGAGGGGCAGGTTAGGCTTCGAACGCGGCCAGGGAAGAGGTCTGCTCACCCAAATCAACGTGAATGGAAGCACTCATAATGACGCATATATTCGCAGCCGGCATCCTGGCTGCAATGCTCTTCGCTCTGCCTAAAGCTGATGCCTTGGCAGCGGAGCTGAACCAATTCGAGCCTGTCGAACCCCGAGCCGAAACACCGACGATCACCATCAACGCTACCGCCCACCCAATACGCCTTCCGCTGCAATCCCTTGCCAACACACTGTTCCTCGGCGACAACGGCGAGATCATCAATTACACCCCGACCAAAGGAATTTACGCCAGCGTGGTCACTCCGGACGAATGGGGGAACCCTAGTATTCCGCTAGGCAAACTGCCGGAATACATTTTCGAAGAAGACACAGCAGCCGTCGGCGACGCTGAGCTCAAGGAAGATATTCGAGGGATCAGCCGTATCGTTCTTGAACCGAGGGACGAGAAGAAGATCGGCAAAATGGTGTTAGGCGATACCACGGTCTATATCGCGTATAGCCTATCGAAAACAAATCTGATGCTGGTCTCGCCGGACAAGCCCAATCTCTACAGTCATATCGTTGTGGACGGCTTTACCTGGGACGAAATCGTCGACGACATCCTGAAAGGAATCGGGAGCAAGTGACATGCTATCAACGGAAAAGGACAATCTGCTAACCGTTATCGAGATTTTGTTTGACGGCGAACATAGTCAGTTTGCCGCGCTCAAGGATCAGTTCACGGAAGAAACTGCAGAACTCGTTGAACAAGCGATGGAAGAGTTGATCAAGTGCAACGAGCGCATGAAATCATTGGTTACGGGCCTAGTAGGCGGCGCCAAAGTCTTCGCGCGAGGTTGGTTGAGGCAGAATCTCGACAAGGTTTCCAGGGCACTTGAGGATAGGCGCCTACAGTTTGATGGCATGGCCTGTCGAGTGCAGGTTGCTGCGAATTTTAAGCGGGCTATTTATATGTCGGCGTTTTAAGGGAGGCAATGAATCATTGGTTTCGTGACGCCTCATCAATTAACGTTTCATTAACTACCTCCCCCTTTTGTTTATCTGTCGGGTTCGGTGCTGATTACGCAGCGGTTGTCAACGTTGGTTATTCGAGCGAGACTGGGTATTCTTCGCCTTGCTAGAGTGAGCTGACATACTATCTGGTCGTCTGTTCAAGAGTACACCTATTTGAGGCAGCTTGAGCGATATAATAAGTACAGTGGATGGTCCTGAGCTCTTGTTGAGACAGTATTAGTGTACTATAGATATAAAAAGGACTTCATCAGGGAAGGTGCTTTGTGCCTAATAACAATTTTTTTGAACGTGGATTCGATGATAAGACGAGTATCAAGCTCGGCTTGTACGAAAGTTATTTAACAGAATTTTTAGGTGTTTGGGTTGCTTCTTCGTTCGGAGAAAGAGCACCGAAGGAAATTGATATATATGATTTCTTCGCAGGTCCAGGAGTGGATGGAGAAGGTGTCCCAGGCAGTCCTATGGTTGCCTATGAAGTTATCGCTAAATATGCAGATCGACTTGCTGCATCAGGGCAAAGAATCAGATTATGGCTCAGTGATATCGAAAAAGGTCGGGTTGCTTCTTTAAGATCGTTATTCTCGAACAGATCTGAGTGGCCATCAAATACTTCGATTGAAATTCACGAAATGGATTTCCGAGATGCGCTCAATGCCAACCAGGCTCGGCTAGGTAAAATTCCTGCGCTTATATTTGCTGATCAATTCGGTGTGAAATACATAACCCCAGATATCTTCCAAAAGCTGGTTGCTTTGAAGGCGACCGATTTAATATTTTTCATTAGCTCATGGACTCTTAACCGCTTTTCAGATCATGAGAATATAAAAAAATACCATCAAGGCATTGGCGATCACCTGAAGGATACTAAAGCTGAACACGTTCATCGAAAGGTTAAGGACTATTATCAGTCACTGGTACCTAATGGACGTGAGTACCATTTAGCTCCATTTTCGATGAAGAAAGGAGCGAACGTTCACGGCATTATCTTTGGTACTAGCCACATTGCGGGAATGCGGAAATTTTTGAATGTCGCCTGGAAGATTGATACTGATCGGGGAGAAGCCGACTTCGATATAGATGACGATCGGCTCATTGATGATAGCCACCAACTGGATATGCTGGGTGATGATCGGGCACCAAAAAAGGTAGAGCTGTTCCAGGAGGAGCTCCGAGACGCCATTCTTTCTGGCAGACTCGGAAGCGATAAAGCTGTTCACGAGTTCTCGATATATAGCGGCTTTCGTCCTACAGAGCATGCGAGGCCGGTTGTTGACCAGCTTCGTAAGGACGGTTTGTTGGTGGTCAATGGTGGTAGAATCAGGTTAGGGGACGCCTGCTGCAAATCTCCCCGTCGTTTTATCGTAACTGAACAGTAGGAATCATATCCCAATTGCGGCCGGACAACTCCCGGCCGTTTTTCTTCTTCGAGCGGCGAACGCCATCAGCCCCCCAGTTTCCCCACTGCTTAAAAAAGAAAGGCACTCCGGCCTTGAGGCATTGATCTCTTACGCTCAAGGCCCACTCGGCTTTCATTGGTCTTGCCTTCGCCCCGGATTCCCCCCCAACAATCACCCAGTGAATGCTATCTAGGTTGATTCTTCCCAGATCCTCGAGCAGTGGCTCGACTGAGAGAAAGCGTGTCTCTGAGGATACCTGTCTGAGCAAATCGACCCGAGGGAGGCCGTACTTTTTATCCTCGACAGAAACGCCCATCCAGGCATTCGCCGGGATGCCCCTCCCCCTTGAGTAGTCCACCATGCGCTCTGCTCGCTTGGTTAGGATTTGGAATACGTGCTGCGGGCAGCGTTCAATCACGCTCATCACTGAGTCGATGTACGAGAACGGAACTTCCTCATGAAAGAGGTCACTCATAGAGTTGACGAAATAGGTGGTCGGCTTGGATCGTTGTAACGGCTGTCCAAGTCTCTCCGGGTGTAACGACACCGCGAAACCGTTCTCATAACCGTTGGCGCCCATGGCTTGCAGCCTCTTCGCCATGGTTTCGGCATAGCAGTGTTTGCAACCAGGTGACACTTTGGTGCAGCCGGTTACCGGGTTCCATGTTTGTTCGGTCCACTCAATCCCTGTTTGCGTCGCCATGGTAGAAATCCTTTCTGTATATATATACAGTTATTTTGGTATTCGCTTGGTCAAAATTCAATGTTTGGCCGGAATTTTAGGCTGCTTACGCCGGTTTGGAAAATGTTAAAGACTGTAACTAAAGTCTTTTTGCTCTGAATCTTTGACGACTCGTTATACCGACGAAAGCATGGCCATATTGTGCTTCGTTGTCGAGTTTCCGATTCGGAAACTACCGGGCGGCATTCCATGTGCGGAAGCGCCCGCTGGCGCAGTAACATTCTGTTCCTTGCTGATCTTAAATTGGCGCATCAGGGCTTCATTTGTAGATCGAGCTCAAACTCTCCTGGCTACCCGCCTCCCGAGCATCCTCATCCGGAAACACCGAGTCATAAGCCCACGTAAACACAAACGCATAAACCAAATAGAACAGCACAAACGCCACATCCATCACCAGTGCTTCGATGAGCCCGATTCCAAGCCACCAGGCCACCACTGGCAGGAATGCCAGCGCCAAGCCCATCTCAAAACAGAGCGCATGAACCACACGCAGAGGCCAGGTTTTCTTGGTGGTGCCGCGCCAGCGCTTCAGGCCATGGTCGAACAGCAGGTTGTAGAGGTAGTTCCAGCCCGTCGCCATGGAGGCGCCGATCACGGCCAGTACGCCGGTATCTTCGGCAGGCATCTGGAAGGCGAGGGAAGCCAGCGGGATAACAAGGATAAGGCCAATAACTTCAAAGCTGACGGCCTGCCGGATTCGATCACGCTTTGTGCGCATGATGTTTCTCCGTTAGGGCGGGTCGTCCCGCGATTTACTGCCCAGGGTGGGAGAGGTCGTCCTCAATTGGTTGAAGGGGTATTTTTAGCTTACCTGAACAGAGAAGGGCATCCGTAGTTTTACCGCGAGCAAGAAGGTAACTCGAGTGTGTGAGACGGCGCGGGTTACTCGGGCCTCCGGCCCGCCGTCGTCGGTTCACTTCCGCTCTTCTTATGAGGGCTTGAGCAATAAAAAAGGACCCACGCTTGCACGAGGGTCCTTTTTTATTGCAATTCTGGTAGCAAGGGGCGGAATCGAACCGCCGACCCCAGCATTATGAGTGCTGTGCTCTAACCAGCTGAGCTACCTTGCCGTCTCGTTTTTGAGCTTAGCGCTCTCAACGAGGCGCGTATTCTCTGGATTTTCGTGAAAGTTGTCAACCCCTCTCGATATCTAGTCAGGCATTGATGGCAATCAGACTGAGAATCCGGTTATCCCGGTTCAAGAAATGGGCGGCCAGTTCCTGACCGGAACGCCAATCGTCGGAGAGGTCGGTCAGCAGGCGTAGACGGGCAGAGCCCTCCGGCTGCCATGCCACCAACTCGGCATGTTCGAAGTAGAAGCGCTTGCGGGTGAGGGGGTAGAGGGCCTTGAACAGGCTCTCTTTGAGGGAAAATGCCAGGGTGAGGAACTCGCCGGGCGCCCTGGCCATCGTTGTGGCAAAACGGTCCCGCTCGTTCAGCGTCAGGATTTGGGGGGCGAGTTTCAGGGCGCGCTCGTCCGGCATGGTCATTTCGACGTCCAGCCCCACGCCTGCGTAGTGCGTTTTGCGTCCAACCACGGCCGCCGCCCAGCCGTTACTGTGCGTGATGGAGCCTACGCAGTCCCTGGGCCACTGGGGGGCGCGGTCTTCGCCGGTGGTGGGGGCGACGGTAACGCCTATGGCCCGGAACAGAGCTTCCCTGGCGCAGAGGCGTCCGGCCAGGAATTCGGTCTTGCGTTTGGGTACGGCACGCTGAACGGACGCAGGAGCTTCGATGCCGCAGCGCAGGAAGTCGTCGTCCCTCAGCGCAGCGGCATCGTAGTTGAGTGCAATCAGCTTCAGGTCAGGCAGCGGCTGGGGCCAGGGCCACTGGTCGTCCAGTGCGCTGCAACAGGCGGGGAGCGGGGCCGTCATGGATGTCCCCGTACCGGTTTAGACGTTGAAGCGGAAGTGAATCACATCGCCATCCTGCACGATGTATTCCTTGCCTTCCAGACGCCAGCGGCCGGCATCCTTGGCGCCTTGTTCGCCGTTGTGAGCAACAAAATCCTCATAGCTAACCACTTCGGCACGAATAAAGCCTTTCTCGAAATCGGTGTGGATCACGCCCGCTGCCTGGGGCGCGGTGGCGCCGATACGTACGGTCCAGGCGCGTACTTCCTTGACCCCGGCGGTGAAGTAGGTCTGCAGGCCCAGCAGTTTGTAACCGGCTCGGATCACCCGGTCCAGACCCGCTTCTTCCATCCCCATTTCTTCCAGGAAGACGGATTTCTCGTCGTCTTCCAGTTCGGCGATCTCGGCTTCCATCTTGTTGCAGATGGGCACCACTACGGCATTTTCTTCAGCCGCTATTTCGCGGACCTTGTCCAGATGC
Coding sequences:
- a CDS encoding heparan-alpha-glucosaminide N-acetyltransferase domain-containing protein; this translates as MSQQTTTVVGALRMPPSTSPVSGRVDAIDLARGLAVALMILSHGVKGLLEYEQFPEWGIVPIHLLTKFSSTLFILVFGIALGVAFLPHVRTPEWPRKRMKLLVSGLRVFVWYKVLTFVEMFHLGEPETIIDALLYQTFPSFVEILGFYAIALMWVPFFLSLWVRMPLWARLISPLVLILIAQWLAVNFGFWGIVPLQAILVEHEDLYTWGQLSRGPLILMGLLLGEAIRYGLPRFRFRLRLVGALAGASLVLFGLFFWLAWPDTYQTLVAVAKNAGKHPPDLTFMAFSLAGALLLLALSIAGGRRLALALYPITVIGSDALKAFVFHISVIFIGFRYLLGYWHSVDYSYALTLTICLILGTALWIKVTAWAEARL
- a CDS encoding serine hydrolase → MDQSHRLGRSPALTCLSIWLFVAIAYSAAAASDPLWPWSIGDQIKQVDERYDGELGVYIRDLDSGASYSYRAEETWYLASTVKIPVAVTVLQAIDDGRLALGSKVTLQPQDFVDGAGQTNWHSPGDQVEIAYLLEQMVVYSDNTATDVLIRTVGVDAVNELVKKHVLEGVGEITTLADVRRHAYSAFHENAFNLKSGDLFTIKKSGNGDARVNALAKVLGVSRNEFAVQTLDEAFAIYYHTGLNSGRLSAYSRFLEKLVNGDLLEKESQAYLLNTMERIKTGDNRIVAGLPPDVSFAHKTGTQYRRACNIGIATHGDGASSQRVIIAVCARGTRNLTDTERAMRQVGEAITRSGIFSESG
- a CDS encoding L-serine ammonia-lyase — its product is MAISLFDMFKVGIGPSSSHTVGPMEAARRFAESLKREDLLARVARVRVELFGSLGATGKGHGTGPAVIVGLEGERADQVDPECVASRMERLQESPNVHLLGEHTIPFDVRDDLIYNRHDSLPYHPNGMTCTAFDPQGQICSEKSYYSVGGGFVVDENATGAERIVEDDTPLPYPFDSVKTLLEHCRNHQRSIAEVMMANERVRRSESEIRSEILHIWEVMQACVQNGIHNDGELPGGLKVRRRAASLYQSLNDKQRVDLISPALSAMDWINLYALAVNEENAAGGRVVTAPTNGAAGIIPAVLHYYVGFCPQANEEGIICFMLTAGAIGILCKENASISGAEVGCQGEVGSACAMAAAGLAAATGGSPDQIENAAEVGLEHHLGMTCDPIGGLVQIPCIERNAIASVKAVNAAVIAMRGDGKHYVSLDKVLRTMRETGRDMLDKYKETSRGGLAVNIIEC
- a CDS encoding sodium-dependent bicarbonate transport family permease; protein product: MPDIVVMFFLLGLVAGVVRSDLTIPKAAYDILSLLLMLTIGLKGGMALHGALSGQLLIELLGVTLLGVLIPLLVFPTVRFLVRLSLADSASLAAHYGSVSAGTFAVALAYTEAHELVTGGQVTLYLVLLELPAILLGLMLYRHFSRDAEAGQPTGLWHETLTNRGVILLVGGVLIGWLYGPDAGKSVTGLYTSAFQGVLALFLLEMGLVAAETLRNVGLMQGRLVIFALAAPAILSSFGLMMALWLGLPAGSAVILATLTASASYIAAPVAVRAAIPSANIGLAMLASLGLTFPFNVLVGIPLYHRLWEWLAGS
- a CDS encoding LysR substrate-binding domain-containing protein translates to MKTRQLTFRLLQVYADVIQSGSITATAARLHLTQPTVSQQLKRLREIVGEPLISTEGGVLVPTDVGKALYQLSQDLLSRVDVFSQYLDEYRSGERGHFSIGLVSTAQYVLPRLLGPFSKAHPQIDVTVEVGNRQQLLDRFERHEDDLYVFSHPPAGEETLAVPFLSNPLVVIAPQDSPWATGQALSLHELKRERFLLREHGSATRHLFDVWLQRRGITLESTQQIASNEAIRVAVASGMGLAVLSRHVLLDSTSGVVELPVDGFPLESQWQFVVRRQRRLPPAAHRFLVFAQTQLGAEFGEQQGEAALASLLAALESQTA
- the tcmP gene encoding three-Cys-motif partner protein TcmP → MPNNNFFERGFDDKTSIKLGLYESYLTEFLGVWVASSFGERAPKEIDIYDFFAGPGVDGEGVPGSPMVAYEVIAKYADRLAASGQRIRLWLSDIEKGRVASLRSLFSNRSEWPSNTSIEIHEMDFRDALNANQARLGKIPALIFADQFGVKYITPDIFQKLVALKATDLIFFISSWTLNRFSDHENIKKYHQGIGDHLKDTKAEHVHRKVKDYYQSLVPNGREYHLAPFSMKKGANVHGIIFGTSHIAGMRKFLNVAWKIDTDRGEADFDIDDDRLIDDSHQLDMLGDDRAPKKVELFQEELRDAILSGRLGSDKAVHEFSIYSGFRPTEHARPVVDQLRKDGLLVVNGGRIRLGDACCKSPRRFIVTEQ
- a CDS encoding DUF5131 family protein: MATQTGIEWTEQTWNPVTGCTKVSPGCKHCYAETMAKRLQAMGANGYENGFAVSLHPERLGQPLQRSKPTTYFVNSMSDLFHEEVPFSYIDSVMSVIERCPQHVFQILTKRAERMVDYSRGRGIPANAWMGVSVEDKKYGLPRVDLLRQVSSETRFLSVEPLLEDLGRINLDSIHWVIVGGESGAKARPMKAEWALSVRDQCLKAGVPFFFKQWGNWGADGVRRSKKKNGRELSGRNWDMIPTVQLR
- a CDS encoding PACE efflux transporter → MRTKRDRIRQAVSFEVIGLILVIPLASLAFQMPAEDTGVLAVIGASMATGWNYLYNLLFDHGLKRWRGTTKKTWPLRVVHALCFEMGLALAFLPVVAWWLGIGLIEALVMDVAFVLFYLVYAFVFTWAYDSVFPDEDAREAGSQESLSSIYK
- a CDS encoding 4'-phosphopantetheinyl transferase family protein, giving the protein MTAPLPACCSALDDQWPWPQPLPDLKLIALNYDAAALRDDDFLRCGIEAPASVQRAVPKRKTEFLAGRLCAREALFRAIGVTVAPTTGEDRAPQWPRDCVGSITHSNGWAAAVVGRKTHYAGVGLDVEMTMPDERALKLAPQILTLNERDRFATTMARAPGEFLTLAFSLKESLFKALYPLTRKRFYFEHAELVAWQPEGSARLRLLTDLSDDWRSGQELAAHFLNRDNRILSLIAINA